The window GCATCGCTATAGCTCTCTATAAGAGCCGCCGTTCTCGACCCCAGAGATCCGTCAACTATAATTTTCAACGGCCCCGTGTAAAATAGTTCTCCGCCGTCGCCAGTCTTGCGTCCCTGAGCTACAAATGGGCTCAGCATGTCCATATTCCTCAATAGATACTGCTGGCCAATCCGCAGCGAAAGTTCTCCCGTCGCCGCCAATTTCGAATAGGCGTCATCAAGAAAATCCACATCATTGAGAACCATGATCAAATCATCAGACTGGGCGGACGTCATTCCTGCCGCAGCGCATATCTGCGTTATTCTTTTTAAAAGGAATTGCGCCCTTTGGGATGTGATTTTGGGAAGCAGTTTTTTTACCCAACCGTCAAGAGCCTCTCTGCGAACTATTCCTGTAGGGTTGCCATCAGCGTCTTTATCAACTATGCCACCCTTTATACTAAAATTTCTATCGATTTTCGCAATCTCAAGAGCTTTTGTATTAAGGACACCGACAATACCGCAACAACGCTGATAGAGAATCGGCCGGTCTGAACTTATTTTATCTAGATCATACCGACTGGGATAGGCTTTTCCGGGAAATTTCTCTTGATCCCAGCCTCTGCCTAGAATCCATTCAGATTGCCTCTGAAGAGTTTGGGCTTCTTTACGGCCAATTTCAATCATTTCCTCTATTGAATTGACATTACCAAGCCAAGTTTCATCCATAACCTTAGAAGTTTCCATGAGATGGATATGGCTGTCGTAAAACCCTGGGAGCACAGTACGCCCTTTAAGGTCTATTTTTTGTACATTGTTATCACAATTTGCCAAAACTTGATTTGTCTGGCCGATCGAAACTATTTTTCCTCCATCTATGAGTATTGCCTCTGCCTGTCTAAAATCTACAAATGGTCTGATTTTTGCATTAAAAAAC is drawn from Cloacibacillus porcorum and contains these coding sequences:
- a CDS encoding amidohydrolase, with translation MAVSKNKVAFFNAKIRPFVDFRQAEAILIDGGKIVSIGQTNQVLANCDNNVQKIDLKGRTVLPGFYDSHIHLMETSKVMDETWLGNVNSIEEMIEIGRKEAQTLQRQSEWILGRGWDQEKFPGKAYPSRYDLDKISSDRPILYQRCCGIVGVLNTKALEIAKIDRNFSIKGGIVDKDADGNPTGIVRREALDGWVKKLLPKITSQRAQFLLKRITQICAAAGMTSAQSDDLIMVLNDVDFLDDAYSKLAATGELSLRIGQQYLLRNMDMLSPFVAQGRKTGDGGELFYTGPLKIIVDGSLGSRTAALIESYSDAPDTKGLFVHSDEELLEMMTLAHMSDIQMAIHSIGDAASAKVLDIIESLQKKHVNPWNHRIVHCQIGNQEIYKRMARLGVNADVQAPFVASEWRWVKDRVGEKREAVSYAWKSLLNAGVELGGSSDSPVEPFAPLWGIQVAVTRTNIDGLPANGWLPNEILSVDRALRMYTLGSATVCGESKSKGTLENGKYGDMVILKEDPFLVKPNEIASIPVDLTVMGGRITFVGDSSIGI